The DNA window TCCGCGTCACATGCCCGTAAACCGGATCATCTTCCTCATATGCATGGTTCGGCCAAACCGGGCCGCCCCAGAATTTCATAAAGAAGTAAAACGTATTTCCAACAATTTTCGCTTTAATTTCTTTAATATCAATGCGATCATCAACCGCTGCCCCCACTTCCGAGGGGAAATAATTGGGTTGGTTATTCAGGGCCGTTGCCAGAATAGGCTCATTCGCCCAATCCGAACTATCCGCGTCCATTAGGAACTGAGCCATGGCCGCTGAACTAACGCCCAAAAACAACATAATGATAAAAAATCCCAATACCTTTTTCATACATCCTCCTTAAAATTAGGTTTACGATAGTTTTGTCCATCTACCGCAGGTTTTCTAATCCAGGCATCCCTCCTTTCTTCATTGATTCAATCGATTGCACAATTTTGAGCACGCATCACCACCTTTCTTTTTGGATTAATTCGTATTGTGTGTGATTAAGAAATCGATCGTTTCCCTTTTTAATTCACAGCTCTCTGACAGTGGCAATATGCCGGATACCGATGGAGAAGCTCAAAAAGCCACCCAGTTGGGATCAATTGATGGAAATGCAAGCTGTCCGGAAAATCGTTTTAGAACCAGGAAGGAAAAACTGGTGTGATTTTTTCCCTCCGGGAGATCAAGTGCTTCTAATTTTTTTTCATCCACCCAAACCGGATAGCGTTTCCGCAGTTCCTTAATTTTGGTTTCCAAAAATTCTATTTGTTTTTGGTGAAGGAGTTCATTATAGGCTTCAATTTTGTAATTCTCAAACTGAGTGGAATCCACGTTGGCTACCGGCAGCGAACGCCAATGCTTCTTAAAAAATTCTTTTACTTCTTCATCTGAAACGTGGATATTTCGAACCAGGTACTTGCGATACGCTTCATAGGTCCATTTTTCTTTCCATTCCTCAATGTCCTCAGCAACGGATGTCGAATCCTCAAAGCCATCTTTTTGGGCGATACGGACAAACGCATCGTTTTTCATCATTCGGCCGATTTCTGTTGCCAGAGCCTTTTTAAATTCATCAAGGGAGGCATGATGCTTTAAGTGACGCCTGAAATAATCCATGTATACAATGTAATCGCGAACGGTTTTCTTTCCTCCATTAAACGTAACCAGGGTTTTGTTTAGCAAGTGATTGATTTTTAAAAGGTATTTTTTTGAGGTGTCCGGTTTTTCCACAGCATTCAGGAGAGGCGTTCCGAAGGGTAACTTGGCTTGAACCCATTGATAGAGAGGAGGAGCCAGTGCGTTGAATACGTCTCCTTTCACACGAATATTCATCGGTGTTAAAACGGAATCCATTAAGGCATGCACAATTTTGTCCGCCTCAATATCGTGGAGCCGGTTTTCCATGCGTTTTCGTTTCACTCCGTGTTTTAATTCTTCTGTTGTAATACTGGCCCGGCGAAAATCCAAAACCTGAAAAATGGCATAACCGTTATCAAATGGAATAGGCTTCGAGAGTTCACCCACTTGTAAGTCTTTGATTCCATTCAATATCTCCGGACGCACATCCAGAAAATCCAGCCACTCCGTCTCAAAATGTTTCTCATCCGTCAGCTTCATTTCATGTTTATTGAGCTGTTCGTTGATAAACTTTTTAAATCCCATTTTGCGGGCAAGCATACGTGCCTTTTCCGCTTCTTCTTTTGTTCGGGTTGGCCAGATACGAAGTTTAAACGTAACCGTTCCTTTTTTAAGCGCATCCTCTAATTTTTTCTCGGGAATTTTTACCCGCCCATGAACGTATTTGCCATAAAATGCTTCCAGCAAATCGTTGTAGGTTCGATGACGAACACGGCGGGTCACATACTCGGACTGAGTAAACCCGTGTTTGGCACCATCCAGCGCCAGGAGGCGTTCCTTAATCATATACTCCAGATACACCCTGCGGGCGTTTTTCCCTTCAGCCGGAGGGACAACCGCAAATTCGTAACTGTATTTAAACTCATCTTCTGTAATGACGGTATTGCCCACACGTGCCAAAATCTTTTCGGTCGGAATGGCCGGTTTCTTCTTTTTGAAAAGAAAGAACGCGATTAAAACAACCCCCACGCTCATTCCAACAAGAACATACTTTTTCACGGAAACACCCTCACTACTTCTTGACCCAAAAACACGCTATTTAATGACCGCAAATTTTCCCCGTTTAACCCCGATGCCGGGAGCGTCCACTGCGTAAAAGTACATGCCAAACGCAATTTCAGGACCGTCTTCCGTTGTTAAATCCCAGGCCTGACGCCCATAATCTACGGCGGCATTGTGATGGAGGATCTTAATCAATTTCCCGCTGGCTGAAAAGATTTTTATCGTGCACTTTGGCGGCAAATTAACAAACTCAATCTTTCGGGCCGATCGCCCTCCCAGGTGGTAAATGGATTCAAACGAACTGGCCGCCACGTACGGATCCGGAACGACATAAATATCCTTCATCCGTTTTTTGGCATCCTTTTTCTCCCATTTCCCGCCAATGACTTTAAACCGGTAAACATCATTCCGATCGGGATTCCGGACGGTCCGAAACCGAAAAATATCGCCTGCCTTGGGAGGAATAACGGCACGCAGGGAGTCGTGAATATTCTTAAAGAAGCGTACCTCCCAGGAGGAATAATAATCCTTTTTTCCATAATCATTAATGTGGGGCCCAAACATAATCACGACGCGGGTGCTGTCCCAGATCTGGCCAAACATTTGCGGGGTTTGATCCTTTGTGCTTTTGGCCTGATCGTAGTACACCCGAACCTTCATTTTTTCCGGGTTGTTCGGATCGGCCACGTTCCAGACCGCAAAATTCAGCGGCTGCACGATGGTTTTAATGGTACCGTCCGGCTGGGGTAATCGGGTAATTGAGGTGTCCACTCCCATGTGGTCGCCCACGCGGATTTCAAAATCATAGGGCAATGCAAAGGCCAATTTATTAATTTGAATGGAATAGGCAAACAAATTACAATCTGTTTTGGTTGCCCATTTTTGCCATTCACGCGTTTTTCGCCCCTTTTTGTTCCATTTAATTACCTTTATTCCCTGATACGGATCATCCCAAAAACTCCACTTTGAAGGCAGCGGCCAGGACAAGTCGAAATGCAGTCCCTCATAGAGGGTTTTTTCCAAAATGGGTGGAATATCATTCATAAAGGCCAGATAGGTACTGTCTGTGTAATCAAAAAGCACGCTGTCCGTTGTGATGTTTCTCAGTTTAATCCCAATCACATTGCCATGATGGTAATGCGGATCCAATTTGTCGAGCCAGCCATCATCTTTAAAGGTTAATTCGTATTCACTCCCGATGTTGGCATGATCCCGATTAAAGATTTCAATGTTGTGCCGCCCACCGCGGGCAAACCCGCTTACATGCTCAATTTTCAGGGTATCCACGTGAGGATCTACGTAGCCGGCAGCCATCTGACGCGGAATAACCATGGCAGCATCCCGGCTGTGGTACACGACTTCTCCCAGACGATTGACCACAATGCTAAAGGGGGATTCACTGGGCATGGCACGCATCGGGTGCCTGAGCGTTACCAGACCCCGCTCGTAAAAATCCACATCGTTTCCCACATCAATTCCGCTTACGGCATAAAAATAGGCCCGTCCATTGTCCACCAGCGTATCTTTGTAGGAATGCTTTAAGCCACTGTCTGTTCCCATGTCGTAGTGCACCCCCAGTGAAGGGAAGGGAACAGGATGGGGACCTTTAAGTCCGTCGATCTTGTCGTAGATTGCAATGGGTTTGAAGAGCAGCACATTTCCAAAGGCATCTGTAATCGTTTTCTGATCATAAAAATCAGGATCGGTACTTTTGTACACGCGATAGCCCTCAAAATCCTCCCCGAAAAAGGGATCTTTCGACTTTTCAGAAGCATCATCCCAGTAAAGCTGAACCTTGTGATCGGAACCCTGTGCAATCAGCGTGGGCTGAATGGGAGGCGTTAAAAAGCGATAATTTGCATTGTAGATCTTCTGCATAATGGATTTGTTTCGAACCACATCTTCCCGATCCTGTCCCATGATCACGGCAATCGTAAATCGCTTCCACTTGTTCCGTTCCAATTTGACTTCGCGGGCACCGAAGGTAAAGCAGATATCATCATCACTGTCGGTTACACGTTGATCTTCACGGCGCAGATATTTCTCCCAATAGGCCTTATCGGACAATAGATCGTTGTTCACTTCGTACACATACACGTGCTTCAAGCCGGCCTGGTCCGCTTCGTCGATATCGGTAATATCAAAATTGGGTTCGCCCAGATCCATCTTGCCATTGCATTCCGTTCCATCGGGGTCGGGTCCACGATATTCATTATCATCCGGCCCGACTCCATCGGTTCCCACATCATCATTAACCGGTTCGTAATCCAGGTGATCATTATGGTTTAAATCTTCACCCCGATCCAGAGCCCCGTTATGATTTTTATCTTCCGTATCCCACACCCCATTTCCTTCCGTTCCGTCTTTATCAGGGCCCTTGTAATCTTCGTCGCCCGGTTTTAAGCGATCCATGCCGATATCCGAGAACCCTCTCCAATCGTGATCGTCGTCGATTCCATTGCTCATCGATTCGTCCACAAGGGAATCCGCATCATCATCAATTCCGTTATAATCGATACCGGGACTTTCCAGAAAGGCAAACCCAAGGACACCCACTTTTTTCTTCGTACCCAGCTCCTCCGGGAATTTGTACCACTGGTACATAATATCGAAATCGGAACGTCCGCCCACACCGCTGTAATTATAGGAGGCCACGATATAATCCACCTGATTGTAGTGGCTTTGTCCGGCGATATTGGCATCCACATAAATCCCCGTGACAATCCGGGGCAACAGGTAGTCACTATAATTTTTTGTTTTAAATAGATTGACAAGAATATCTTCCGCAAGAGGATGGAACCAGGCATAGCCTCGCCCTTCAACCTCTACCCCAAGTCCGGCGATACCATCTTTAATCCAGGGACGTGTATCCGGGGTTCCATCCGGATTCTTCATTGGCCAGTATTTTTCCGTCCGCCAATCGTTCCACCAATCATTTTCGTGATCGTCCATAACGTAGTAAGATTCCTGATCCGCAATGGTTTTGGTTCCATATTCTCCGTTCCAGAGCCCTTTTCGAATACCGGGTTTTCGACTATCGGGTCCGGTAAGCGGCCGCGTATCTCCCACGTACGACCCGGCCGGCCAGTAAGCAGGCCAGGTGCGCTTGTCGGTGCTCATGGCCAGACTTTTAATGATGGATTGAGGCGGCTCCACTTCGTGATCCAGCTGACCGTTAAAGTTCACATCTTCGCCCGGATCCAATTCATTATTTCCATTGATGTCTTCATCAATTCCGGAGACCCACCCCCCGAAGCCGTCGTTGAAATATCCGGGGCGGGCTTCCCACATGCATTGGTGGGTGCGGTCGGAGGAAAGCTGTGCGTTCGAGGACGGTCCGTAAATTCTGAAATAGGAATCACTCACAATGGGGAATTCTTTTCCGTGCCATTCATTTTGAGGAGGAACCACTTTCCCCCGGAACATGGACATATCCTTTACCAAACCGCCCACATAAAAGACAAAATAGGATCCGTACTGGAGCCCCTCGCTTCCCGGCCACCGTAATTTTTCACCCGGGTCCAGGTCGGAATCGGCAAAATTCCCGATATTCCAGACAGGGCTGTACACCAGGTTTCTGTTAAATATACCTCGTGCCCGAAAACGAACCCAATGCATGGGGCTGAGGTCGTATCGCGTAATGCGTTGCCCCATCTGGGCTTTCAGTGAAGAATGTGAGAGCGGCAGCAGCAATCCAATCATCAGAATAG is part of the Calditrichota bacterium genome and encodes:
- a CDS encoding peptidyl-prolyl cis-trans isomerase gives rise to the protein MKKYVLVGMSVGVVLIAFFLFKKKKPAIPTEKILARVGNTVITEDEFKYSYEFAVVPPAEGKNARRVYLEYMIKERLLALDGAKHGFTQSEYVTRRVRHRTYNDLLEAFYGKYVHGRVKIPEKKLEDALKKGTVTFKLRIWPTRTKEEAEKARMLARKMGFKKFINEQLNKHEMKLTDEKHFETEWLDFLDVRPEILNGIKDLQVGELSKPIPFDNGYAIFQVLDFRRASITTEELKHGVKRKRMENRLHDIEADKIVHALMDSVLTPMNIRVKGDVFNALAPPLYQWVQAKLPFGTPLLNAVEKPDTSKKYLLKINHLLNKTLVTFNGGKKTVRDYIVYMDYFRRHLKHHASLDEFKKALATEIGRMMKNDAFVRIAQKDGFEDSTSVAEDIEEWKEKWTYEAYRKYLVRNIHVSDEEVKEFFKKHWRSLPVANVDSTQFENYKIEAYNELLHQKQIEFLETKIKELRKRYPVWVDEKKLEALDLPEGKNHTSFSFLVLKRFSGQLAFPSIDPNWVAF